One stretch of Toxoplasma gondii ME49 chromosome XI, whole genome shotgun sequence DNA includes these proteins:
- the TBL1 gene encoding transducin beta-like protein TBL1 (encoded by transcript TGME49_309140~Gene product name based on ToxoDB Community Expert Annotation.) gives MRIHLSSDEVNLLVHRYLLENGFLHSAFAFSAEAAISKNPFHATHAEKLPPNALVTLLQKALLFIYVEFHTEDETGRAIPCDEVFSFFKRHECWTRREGSEDVASASGLLASLAEGAATPRYAPAAASPSHLVKNSEGGGPESASNDLDFLAGSILADDERAERVERPSAVRGKRGAGGCGATGAWNRGGGPRGKKRARIQYRGAAGPGVDLPDALAGSSHNAGSSPVEEEDRKEAAQEAEAGVLSGRREDEEESEDAPPGALARAAPGEDIIYEGPPAHACEEKVALKNFLRLLPGHDGDAGALSEWSPADPCLIVTNFAAGVPWLYRLPSVEIVGPGVLAPFRELEGPCVGGALNPGSSAHWKRDGELVATGYESGDVRVWRPLETSCVASLSVSSTSVICTAFSCEGTYLAAACADGSVVVWQLRRDKTAECGEKVGAGREKDRSAAADSKSEETNGGGRDSEASNSAISFVKVHAYRHRGGVIDLDWTRDSVIASGSVDGCVVVSDLPKRVCHWVSLGAVSPRAGTATLRVFVENAAADANREQEKVETAAGEDSPTAPKARREEKRDKDDGADPMGELPVFPEQPAEEQSDEKGEDARKADGLKAADAVEGSDAEVASLRWNGDGTFLAIVDSSPVVKLWQLDDPPAPLIELAAHAEPVIKAEWRNGGRDDNERFLVTAAMDRQLFLWDLEKSRTEPAKTIVYKYPPTSLRISGDGSRLAVGTYDSVVHIYALPSLTEVASLIDPHMVIPHITWRSTHDSIAYNVFNMGRTIVAKAEEKPGAAKLEDSA, from the exons ATGCGGATCCACTTGTCTTCGGACGAAGTGAATCTGCTGGTTCACCGGTACCTGTTGGAGAACGGCTTCCTGCACTCCGCATTCGCCTTCTCGGCAGAGGCCGCGATCTCGAAGAATCCGTTTCatgcgacgcatgcagagaagctcCCGCCGAACGCCCTCGTCACGCTGTTGCAGAAGGCGCTCCTGTTCATCTACGTCGAGTTCCACACAGAGGACGAGACAGGTCGCGCGATTCCCTGCGACGAagtgttttcctttttcaagCGCCATGAATGCTGGACCAGGCGCGAAGGCTCCGAGGAtgtcgcctccgcctctggACTGCTCGCCTCGCTCGCCGAAGGCGCCGCTACGCCTCGATACGCGCCCGcagctgcgtcgccttcgcacTTGGTGAAAAacagcgaaggcggcggcccAGAGAGTGCATCCAACGacctcgacttcctcgctGGAAGTATCCTCGCAGACGACGAACGCGCAGAGAGAGTTGAGAGACCGTCCGCAGTTCGAGGGAAACGCGGCGCCGGCGGATGCGGCGCCACTGGCGCCTGGAACCGAGGCGGAGGCCCTCGCggaaagaaacgcgca CGCATTCAATACCGAGGCGCAGCAGGGCCGGGCGTGGATCTTCCGGACGCTCTAGCTGGCTCGTCACACAATGCAGGCAGCAGTcctgtcgaggaagaagaccgcAAAGAGGCTGCTCAAGAGGCTGAGGCAGGAGTGCTCTCTGGACgccgcgaagacgaagaagagagcgaggacgcgCCGCCTGGTGCATTGGCCAGAGCCGCGCCAGGCGAAGACATAATCTACGAGGGGCctcccgcgcatgcatgcgaagagAAAGTCGCGTTGAAAAACTtcttgcgtctcctcccaggacacgacggagacgcgggcGCGCTCTCCGAATGGAGCCCCGCAGATCCTTGCCTCATTGTCACAAA cTTCGCTGCCGGTGTCCCGTGGTTGTAtcgccttccttctgtgGAGATCGTTGGCCCTGGAGTTCTCGCGCCTTTCCGCGAACTCGAAGGACCATGCGTCGGAGGCGCCCTGAATCCTGGCTCGTCTGCTCACTGGAAG AGAGATGGCGAATTGGTGGCGACGGGATACGAGTCGGGAGATGTGCGTGTCTGGCGGCCGTTGGAGACTTCCTGtgtcgcgtctctttcgGTGAGTTCCACATCCGTCATTTGCACCGCGTTCTCCTGCGAAGGAACGTACCTGGCCGCCGCTTGCGCTGATGGGTCCGTCGTGGTATGGCAGTTGCGGCGAGACAAGACAGCCGAGTGTGGAGAGAAGGTCGGCgccgggagagagaaagacaggtCCGCGGCTGCAGACAGCAAGAGTGAGGAGACAAATGGAGGAGGCCGAGACTCGGAGGCGAGCAACAGCGCCATTTCCTTCGTCAAGGTGCATGCGTACCGCCACAGAG GAGGCGTGATCGATCTGGACTGGACGCGGGACTCTGTGATCGCGAGTGGATCCGTGGACGGCTGCGTCGTAGTCTCCGACTTGCCGAAACGCGTCTGTCACTGGGTCTCTCTCGGCGCCGTGTCTCCGCGCGCGGGGACAGCGACGCTGCGGGTCTTTGTGGAGAACGCGGCCGCGGACGCAAACCGGGAGcaggagaaagtggagactGCGGCTGGAGAGGACTCGCCGACTGCGCCGAAGGCcagacgcgaggagaagagagacaaagacgacgGAGCAGACCCCATGGGGGAACTTCCTGTGTTCCCGGAGCAGCCCGCGGAGGAGCAAAGCGacgagaaaggggaagacgcgaggaaagCGGACGGACTGAAGGCGGCAGACGCAGTGGAGggaagcgacgcagaagtcGCCTCGCTGCGCTGGAACGGAGACGGGACCTTCCTGGCGATCGTCGACTCGTCTCCCGTCGTCAAG CTGTGGCAGCTGGACGATCCACCCGCGCCGCTGATCGAGTTGGCCGCTCATGCCGAGCCAGTCATCAAGGCAGAGTGGCGCAACGGAGGCCGAGACGACAACGAGCGCTTCCTTGTTAC GGCCGCCATGGATCGCCAGTTGTTTCTCTGGGACTTGGAGAAATCGAGGACAGAACCTGCGAAAACCATTGTGTACAA GTATCCTCCAACGTCGCTGCGAATCAGTGGCGACGGCAGCCGCCTAGCTGTGGGGACGTACGACAGCGTCGTACACATCTACGCCCTGCCGTCTTTAACAGAAGTCGCTTCGCTCATCGACCCTCACATGGTCATTCCTCACAT CACATGGAGGAGCACTCACGACAGCATTGCGTACAACGTCTTCAACATGGGCCGGACGATTGTGGCAAAGGCCGAAGAGAAGCCTGGCGCAGCGAAGCTGGAAGACTCTGCGTGA
- a CDS encoding hypothetical protein (encoded by transcript TGME49_309150~Predicted trans-membrane domain (TMHMM2.0):29-52:66-89), translating to MHTHPLTEPRASGLPPRPHSERHAKRQKYLCMPYMHIYTYLYAKFLVHFRRLLLNVAALRLCVRVSVVTKFPSVSVCACLLYGSVCFFVKRSQQLLRICHRGRTQQKVNACHNPGNLILNCATAV from the coding sequence ATGCATACACATCCTTTAACCGAGCCCAGAGCTAGCGGACTGCCTCCACGTCCACACTCCGAGAGACAtgcgaagcgacagaagtaCCTCTGCATgccatacatgcatatatacacatatttgTATGCCAAGTTTCTCGTGCATTTtcggcgccttctcctcaACGTGGCCGCGCTTCGCTTGTGTGTGCGAGTGTCGGTGGTAACTAAGTTTCCGTCAGTCTCCGTGTGCGCGTGTCTTCTCTACGGaagtgtctgtttcttcgtcaaGAGGTCACAGCAGCTTCTTCGGATCTGTCACAGAGGGCGCACGCAACAAAAGGTGAATGCCTGCCATAACCCTGGGAACCTCATTTTGAATTGTGCAACAGCAGTCTAG
- the RPL4 gene encoding ribosomal protein RPL4 (encoded by transcript TGME49_309120) — MCLSLCLCPCVSAAFSRSPPPPLYVFFACEFKMATARPLVSVYKPEDGTASGTSLMPSVFLSPLRPDLVRFVHTNMAKNRRQPYGVAPNAGYQTSAESWGTGRAVSRIPRVPGGGTHRAGQAAFGNMCRGGGMFAPNKTWRRWHRKVNVTQKRHAVASAVAATGLPALVMARGHRIDEVPELPLVVSEKLEKVSKTREAVKILETLGCTAELERVRASAKKLRAGKGKMRGRRTHMRRGPLVVYAEDNGVTRAFRNIPGVELCKVDSLNLLQLAPGGALGRFCLYTASAFKRLQLLFGRHTGTGTAQLKKGYHLPRALMSNADLSRIVNSEEIQRVVRPARVAPQKKRGQKKNLLKNHAVLCRVNPAARNLKILARLAQTEGTKQRALVLRKKQANREEHKKHRQSARRFAAEIRQAFSDKMAAELEAAARRKAEEAGAIAQASAEEE, encoded by the coding sequence atgtgcctgtctctgtgtctctgtccttgtgtgtctgcagcgttctctcgctctccccccccccctttGTACGTCTTCTTTGCCTGCGAGTTCAAGATGGCGACAGCCCGTCCGTTGGTCTCCGTCTATAAGCCGGAAGACGGAACGGCGTCGGGGACGTCCCTGATGCCCtccgtgtttctctctccgctgcgGCCGGACTTGGTGCGTTTCGTCCACACCAACATGGCGAAAAACCGCCGACAGCCGTACGGCGTCGCGCCGAACGCGGGGTACCAGACTTCTGCAGAGTCCTGGGGAACCGGTCGCGCGGTGTCGCGGATTCCGCGCGTCCCCGGCGGAGGCACGCACCGCGCCGGGCAGGCGGCCTTCGGGAACATGTGCCGCGGCGGCGGAATGTTTGCGCCGAACAAGACCTGGAGACGGTGGCACCGGAAGGTGAATGTGACGCAGAAGCGACATGCGGTGGCTTCTGCGGTCGCGGCGACCGGCCTGCCTGCGCTGGTCATGGCCCGCGGTCACCGCATCGACGAGGTACCCGAGCTCCCGCTCGTCGTTagcgagaaactcgagaaggTGAGCAAGACCCGCGAGGCGGTGAAGATCCTCGAGACGCTCGGCTGCACCGCGGAGCTCGAGCGGGTGCGGGCGAGCGCGAAGAAACTCCGCGCCGGCAAGGGCAAGATGCGCGGCCGCAGAACACACATGCGTCGCGGGCCGCTCGTCGTCTATGCGGAGGACAACGGCGTCACCCGCGCCTTCCGCAACATCCCCGGCGTCGAACTCTGCAAGGTCGACTCGCTGAATCTCCTCCAACTCGCCCCCGGCGGCGCCCTCGGCCGCttctgtctgtacactgcGTCCGCCTTCAAGCGCCTGCAGCTCCTCTTTGGCCGCCACACCGGCACCGGCACCGCCCAGCTGAAGAAAGGCTACCATCTCCCGCGAGCCTTGATGTCCAACGCGGACCTCAGCCGCATCGTGAACTCTGAGGAGATCCAGCGCGTCGTGCGGCCTGCGCGCGTcgcgccgcagaagaagcgcggccagaagaagaacctcCTGAAGAACCATGCCGTCCTGTGCCGGGTGAATCCTGCGGCGCGCAACTTGAAGATTTTGGCGCGCCTCGCCCAGACGGAAGGCACCAAGCAGCGCGCCCTGGTCctcaggaagaagcaggcgaacCGCGAGGAACACAAGAAGCACCGCCAGAGCGCCCGCCGCTTCGCCGCAGAAATCCGACAGGCGTTCTCCGACAAAATGGCCGCGGAACTCGAGGCTGCTGCGAGACGCAAGGCCGAGGAAGCTGGAGCCATCGCGCAAGCGAGCGCTGAGGAGGAGTAA
- a CDS encoding tRNA methyl transferase (encoded by transcript TGME49_309110~Signal peptide predicted by SignalP 2.0 HMM (probability 0.786) with cleavage site probability 0.499 at residue 28), with product MFLSSLGGCKSLSAVLFLLLFVLDPRQASPLATSVASAAGSSAWLPAALPRSSGVRPPDQSRRLGRSAPRGNADNLQQLPSQNGVRRRRSVSWARGLPALFRAAADEGTEGGTRSDPREDDACSLLPSSHRPSWQLRGDAAGASLNEKSGKTRRRSGSHPWVRSVAKHRFPRWTYTSLSHHRGVPCASLLPHRCGFCPSSSFLNSARFCPVIGEDTAVRGVLAGGDGVWSHVVSGSAARCDAGRPRQEKAGVAGRKRPHTAVFFISNFAPCGASTSSRDCFANSAEDRRGAPVGPPLSPSLRSLSRSSLCSLSRSSLRSSARDPFSPATPLASSGSLPPRMRELLSELRRQKDLHAVFEKLVSFASSVPLYPARDASAVSSRASTASPPSPPRPVPSASLSPAPPPKATETSGRADDRLLPPAQLLQQPRREASEEADEEGDSPEAWERVAGCAALVRIRVCLRRVLSPKREGESRACSVFREADVREEPQQGALASLSVAASSSSGASCHDVEGAKKERRELRREDRDGEDERRRWELRVDLRGWSDSLVVRAWLAILVVGLNNAAPDTVLALSTDDILREAGLMPSSTPSGGKGHKDTVKETQGEPEKQTEEGEDGHREAEEEAEEAEEEAEEEEEEEEEKERKGSKRESEEERLQEGEERLREEETRKCREEEKRRLVVPQGLEFMLRSIQRQVREQLSRLAEEEKNGGAPDGKVRKSKTDRDASRDLTGETRTRTDENGVQRSVFHRCRSDAETEADSHHVSSSLSSSLPPSQPHLSSPSSSSLSSSSSPSSSSSSSSSAAPDLFASTTETCEEKRELRRSAASSPPQVAVLLSGGVDSSVSLCLLQQRGFAPQAFFIKVWLPELLLVSRHLNRLLDSGLAPAAAGGCGWERDLLFADQVCRQARVPLEVLPLQEAYWEGVVQQMLDEARQGLTPNPDWWCNQRVKFGAFLDLLDGRETRFSARRIAGESEGENEKEEADMPFLRNSSRWTGAVASGHYARVVPAAETSRRSEEGEDTEDRDEDGEEDRGDKERGSEEERRTRLFRGKDRRKDQSYFLSGLSQRQLRRLVTPVGDMEKVEVRRLAAALDLPTARRQDSQGLCFLGNLSLSFFFRHFLGSSTGPVLHFPSCLALGSHDGLWNFTVGQRKGVTPCIDVARVRRLSSLPDSSLTPHAASVDSEGSEEQTARAGDSRRRQARAPPGKPTKASATGQGRQAADDEERRLLEAKCHRDGDDSCLRSANHTVRGRLECTDNADRPDGRVPVLSEGNEAPSSSSCSSSAEADEGQEEGGDRQSRLSSSSFAACLSGSPQNLFEPANPFSRTGLGAASLAGRWVVAAKHPPSNALFVVSEKEMKAAAAVAESVGYSLDVLAAGPGVRTLGDSQTYLLALLLTLQQKFLRVDNIQWISHPPCAACNAEEQPVSRDPSFLGTLLGSRDPRARLRGDEKSLETADEFAFLRWALEGSRDKRPRLYDVQVRHAAGTACAAIHRRVRLCLFPPERRSPSFLSPSAVSEESGGRRKESRAPFGPSRVETSAGSSGAWTAWIELAEPDEGLAPGQIAAIYEGEECLGAGRISARQGQMAVEAALRSAGLN from the exons atgtttctctcttctcttggcgGCTGCAAGTCGCTCTCCGctgtcctttttctcctccttttcgtcCTCGATCCGCGACAAGCGTCTCCCCTCGCGACTTCCGTCGCCAGCGCCGCCGGTTCGTCCGCCTGGCTTCCCGCGGCGCTGCCCCGTTCTtcaggtgtacgtccacctGACCAAAGCCGCCGCTTGGGGAGATCAGCGCCGAGGGGGAACGCAGACAACCTTCAACAGCTTCCCTCTCAGAATGGCGTGAGGCGGCGCAGGTCGGTGTCCTGGGCTCGCGGACTTCCAGCTTTATTCCGCGCCgccgcagacgaaggaacgGAGGGAGGAACGCGGAGCGATCCGAGAGAAGATGACGCCTGCTCTCTGCTCCCGTCGTCTCACCGACCGAGCTGGCAACTCAGAGGCGATGCCGCGGGCGCTTCACTGAACGAGAAGTCGGGGAAAACGCGACGGCGAAGCGGCTCGCATCCGTGGGTGCGTTCTGTCGCGAAGCATCGCTTTCCGCGGTGGACGTACACCTCGCTCTCTCACCATCGAGGAGTGCCATgcgcttcccttcttcctcacagATGTGGGTTCTgtccgtcgtcttcctttctcaaCAGCGCGCGGTTCTGTCCTGTGATCGGGGAGGACACCGCTGTGCGAGGCGTACTCGCTGGGGGCGACGGTGTGTGGAGCCATGTTGTCTCGGGCTCTGCAGCGCGGTGCGACGCCGGCAGACCAAGGCAGGAGAAGGCCGGTGTcgcggggagaaagagacccCACACCGCTGTGTTCTTCATCTCGAACTTCGCTCCGTGCGGTGCCTCCACCTCGTCCCGTGACTGCTTCGCGAACTCTGCCGAGGACAGACGCGGAGCGCCAGTCGgacctcctctctctccttctcttcgttctctgagtcgctcctctctttgttctctgagtcgctcctctcttcgctcctctgcTCGTGATCCCTTCTCCCCGGCgacgcctctcgcctcttctggTTCTCTCCCGCCGCGCATGCGTGAGCTCCTTTCTGAGTTGCGACGGCAAAAggacctgcatgcagttttcgAGAAATTGGtgtcgttcgcttcttcggtACCTCTCTATCCAGCGCGCGACGCCTCTGCGGTTTCATCCCGCGCCTCCActgcgtctccgccgtcCCCGCCGCGTCCTGTcccctccgcctctctctctcctgcgccACCGCCGAAGGCAACGGAGACAAGCGGACGCGCCGACGACCGGCTCTTGCCGCCCGCTCAGCTtctgcagcagccgcgccgcgaggcgagcgaggaggcagacgaggaaggagacagtccaGAAGCCTGGGAGAGAGTCGCAGGCTGTGCTGCTCTCGTACGCAtccgcgtctgtctccgtcgcgtgCTGTCTCCCAAGCGCGAAGGGGAGTCCCGAGCATGCTCCGTTTTTCGAGAAGCAGATGTCCGTGAAGAACCTCAGCAAggcgctctcgcctcgctgtctgtggccgcctcctcttcttccgggGCCTCTTGTCATGATGTCGAgggcgcgaagaaagaacgaagggaactgaggagagaagaccgagacggagaagacgaaaggagacggTGGGAGCTCCGCGTCGACCTCAGAGGATGGTCCGACTCGCTGGTCGTTCGAGCCTGGCTGGCGATCCTCGTGGTTGGATTGAACAACGCCGCCCCTGACACGGTCCTCGCTCTGAGCACTGACGACATTCTGCGAGAGGCGGGGCTGATGCCGTCCTCGACGCCTTCCGGTGGCAAAGGTCATAAAGACACcgtgaaggagacacagggagagcctgagaaacagacagaggaaggagaagacgggcacagagaagcagaagaagaagcagaagaagcagaagaagaagcagaagaagaagaagaagaagaagaagaaaaagaaagaaaaggatcaaaaagagagagcgaagaggaaagactacaggaaggagaagagcgactgagggaagaggaaacaaggaaatgtcgtgaagaagagaaacggcgaCTTGTTGTTCCTCAGGGTCTCGAGTTCATGCTGAGGTCGATTCAGCGGCAAGTCCGCGAGCaactctctcgtctcgcggaagaagagaaaaacggaggtGCGCCTGATGGAAAGGTGCGGAAGtcgaagacagacagagacgcttcCCGTGACTTAACTGGGGAGACAAGAACAAGAACAGACGAGAACGGAGTGCAACGCAGTGTCTTCCACCGGTGCAGGAGtgatgcagagacagaagcagattCTCACCACgtatcttcttctctctcttcgtcgttgcCTCCTTCGCAACCTcatctgtcttctccttcctcttcctctttgtcttcctcatcttcgccttcttcttcttcttcatcttcatcTTCTGCTGCGCCCGACCTCTTTGCTTCGACGACAGAGACGtgtgaagagaagcgagagctGAGACGAAGCGCCGCGAGTTCTCCCCctcaggtggcagtccttCTGAGCGGAGGCGTGGACTCatcggtgtctctgtgtctcctccagcAGCGGGGCTTCGCGCCGCAGGCCTTCTTCATCAAAGTCTGGCTGCCGGAGCTCCTTCtggtgtctagacacctcAACCGGCTCCTCGACTCCGGACTCGCGCCAGCTGCGGCAGGCGGTTGCGGGTGGGAGAGAGACTTGCTGTTTGCCGACCAAGTCTGTCGACAGGCGCGCGTCCCTCTCGAGGTTTTGCCTCTGCAAGAAGCGTACTGGGAAGGCGTCGTGCAGCAGATGCTCGACGAGGCCCG ACAAGGCCTGACGCCCAATCCCGACTGGTGGTGCAACCAACGTGTGAAGTTCGGCGCGTTCCTCGACCTGCTGGACggacgagaaacgcgcttctctgcgaGGCGAATcgcgggagaaagcgagggggaaaacgagaaagaagaagcagacatgCCTTTCCTCCGGAACTCTTCGCGCTGGACCGGCGCAGTCGCGTCGGGGCACTACGCCCGAGTCGTCCCCGCCGCCGAGACGAGTCGGAGatctgaagaaggagaagacacagaagacagggacgaggatggagaagaggatcgaggagacaaagagcgtggaagcgaggaggagagaagaacaagactGTTTAGAGGAAAGGATCGCCGGAAGGACCAGTCGTATTTTTTGAGTGGCTTGTCGCAGAGACAGTTGAGACGCTTGGTGACTCCAGTGGGAGACATGGAGAAGGTCGAG GTCCGCCGCCTCGCTGCGGCGCTGGATCTCCCGACGGCAAGACGGCAAGACAGTCAAGGACTCTGCTTTCTTGGCAACCTTTCGctgtcctttttctttcgtcacTTCCTCGGCTCTTCGACGGGACCTGTGCTCCACTTCCCCTCTtgcctcgctctcggctCGCATGACGGCCTCTGGAACTTCACCGTCGGCCAGCGGAAGGGTGTCACACCCTGCATAGACGTCGCCCGCGTCCGCCGTCTGTCTTCGTTGCCGGACTCCTCTCTGACTCCACATGCAGCCTCAGtcgacagcgaaggaagcgaagaacagaCCGCACGGGCGGGAGACAGCCGGCGCCGGCAGGCCAGAGCGCCTCCAGGGAAGCCGACAAAGGCCTCGGCGACAGGGCAGGGGCGTCAGGCCGCGGAtgacgaggaaaggagactgctAGAGGCCAAATGTCACCGAGATGGGGATGACTCTTGCCTGCGAAGCGCGAACCACACAGTTCGGGGCAGACTTGAGTGTACAGACAACGCAGACCGTCCAGACGGCCGCGTTCCTGTTTTGAGCGAGGGAAATgaagcgccttcttcttcgtcgtgcTCCAGCTCTGctgaggcagacgaaggccaggaagaaggcggagacaggcagagtCGTCTGTCAAGTTCCTCGTTtgctgcctgtctctctggaagTCCACAAAACCTCTTCGAGCCGGCGAATCCCTTTTCACGGACTGGCCTCGGCGCAGCGAGCCTCGCAGGGCGATGGGTTGTGGCCGCGAAGCATCCGCCGTCGAACGCGCTCTTCGTCGtgagcgaaaaagaaatgAAGGCTGCCGCGGCGGTCGCCGAGAGCGTCGGCTACTCTCTCGACGTCCTCGCTGCGGGaccaggtgtacgtacactcggGGACTCGCAGACGTACCTCCTCGCCTTGCTTCTCACTCTGCAGCAGAAATTCTTGCGCGTGGACAATATCCAGTGGATTTCGCATCCGCCTTGTGCAGCGTGTAACGCGGAGGAACAGCCTGTGAGTCGCGATCCGTCGTTTCTCGGTACTCTTCTCGGCAGCCGAGACCCGCGAGCGAGGCtgagaggcgacgagaagagTCTCGAGACGGCGGACGAGTTCGCATTTCTCCGATGGGCGCTAGAGGGGTCTCGCGACAAGAGGCCTCGGCTGTACGACGTACAGGTCCGCCACGCTGCGGGGACCGCTTGTGCAGCGATCCATCGCCGcgttcgtctttgtctctttccacCCGAACGAAGGTCGCcgagtttcctctcgccttcggccgtctctgaagaaagcggaggccgcagaaaagaaagcaggGCGCCGTTTGGGCCTTCCCGCGTCGAAACCAGCGCCGGTTCGTCGGGTGCGTGGACAGCTTGGATCGAACTAGCTGAGCCGGATGAAGGCCTCGCTCCTGGGCAAATCGCTGCCATTtacgaaggcgaagaatgTCTCGGCGCCGGCCGGATCAGCGCCAGACAAGGGCAAATGGCCGTTGAGGCTGCTCTGCGGTCTGCGGGTCTGAACTGA
- a CDS encoding hypothetical protein (encoded by transcript TGME49_309130) yields MVVSSRKEESIRTALCFPPRSFERKASGNDGIWRRVQRWERRVDAARRSESRRVKPSRLLRRLPVSVSCTACTPDSDCSESRLSLPFPVERKDEKAAERTPNGSHFFSVLRLLNTPICSEEQSQTQHDERQKEKRIHSEFSFFCLFPSPLSARRAYLL; encoded by the coding sequence ATGGTCGTCTCGTCTCGCAAGGAAGAGTCTATACGGACTGccctctgctttcctccgCGCAGCTtcgaaagaaaagcgagcGGAAACGACGGCATCTGGCGACGCGTGCAGCGTTGGGAGAGGAGGGTCGACGCGGCCAGACGTTCCGAAAGTCGTAGAGTGAAGCCTTCGCGACTTCTCAGGAGACTTCCAGTATCTGTCAGCTGCACTGCATGTACACCTGACAGCGACTGTTCGGAGAGCCGCTTGTCTTTGCCCTTTccagtggagagaaaagacgagaaggcagCGGAGAGGACGCCGAATGGTTCTCACTTCTTTTccgttcttcgccttctgaaCACTCCTATCTGTTCGGAGGAACAATCGCAGACACAGCacgacgagagacagaaggagaaaagaatcCACTCCgagttttccttcttctgcctcttcccttctcccttgTCAGCGCGTCGAGCCTACCTCCTTTGA